A single window of Lynx canadensis isolate LIC74 chromosome C2, mLynCan4.pri.v2, whole genome shotgun sequence DNA harbors:
- the CCR4 gene encoding C-C chemokine receptor type 4, with protein MNPTDTADTTMDESIYHNYYLYENIPKPCTKEGVKAFGGLFLPPLYSLVFLFGLLGNSVVVLVLFKYKRFKSMTDVYLLNLAISDLLFVFSLPFWGYYAADQWVFGLGLCKIISWMYLVGFYSGIFFVMLMSIDRYLAIVHAVFSLRARTLTYGVITSLATWSVAVLASLPGFLFSTCYTERNHTYCKTKYSLNSTRWKVLSSLEINILGLVIPLGTMLFCYSMIIRTLQHCKNEKKSKAVRMVFAVVALFLGFWAPYNVVLFLETLVELEVLQDCTFERHLDYAIQATETLAFVHCCLNPVIYFFLGEKFRKYLVQLFKSCRGPFVPCQYCRILQLYSPDTPSSSYTQSTGDHDLHDAL; from the coding sequence ATGAACCCCACGGACACAGCAGACACCACCATGGATGAAAGCATCTATCACAATTACTATCTCTATGAAAACATCCCCAAGCCTTGCACCAAAGAAGGCGTCAAGGCGTTCGGGGGGCTCTTCCTGCCCCCTCTCTACTCCTTGGTCTTTCTGTTCGGTCTCCTGGGCAATTCTGTGGTAGTTTTGGTCTTGTTCAAGTACAAGAGGTTCAAGTCCATGACTGACGTGTACCTGCTCAACCTCGCCATCTCAGACCTGCTCTTCgtgttctccctccctttctggggCTACTATGCTGCAGACCAGTGGGTTTTTGGACTGGGTCTCTGCAAGATTATTTCCTGGATGTACTTGGTGGGCTTTTACAGTGGCATCTTCTTCGTCATGCTCATGAGCATCGACAGATACCTGGCGATAGTGCACGCGGTGTTTTCCTTGAGAGCGAGGACCTTGACTTACGGGGTCATCACCAGCTTGGCCACATGGTCCGTGGCCGTGCTGGCCTCTCTTCCAGGCTTCTTATTCAGCACCTGTTACACGGAGCGCAACCACACCTACTGCAAAACCAAGTACTCTCTCAACTCCACGAGGTGGAAGGTGCTGAGCTCCCTGGAGATCAACATTCTGGGGTTGGTGATCCCCTTGGGCACCATGCTGTTCTGCTACTCCATGATCATCAGGACCCTGCAGCACTGCAAAAACGAGAAGAAAAGCAAGGCGGTGAGGATGGTCTTTGCCGTGGTGGCCCTCTTCCTGGGTTTCTGGGCGCCTTACAACGTGGTGCTCTTCCTGGAGACCCTGGTGGAGCTGGAGGTCCTTCAGGATTGCACCTTTGAGAGGCACCTGGACTATGCCATTCAGGCCACGGAGACCCTGGCTTTCGTTCACTGCTGCCTCAACCCGGTCATCTACTTCTTCCTCGGGGAGAAATTCCGCAAGTACCTCGTACAGCTCTTCAAATCCTGCCGGGGCCCCTTCGTGCCCTGTCAATACTGCAGGATCCTCCAGCTCTACTCCCCCGACACTCCCAGCTCGTCCTACACGCAGTCCACCGGGGACCACGATCTCCACGATGCTCTGTGA